Proteins encoded together in one Phaenicophaeus curvirostris isolate KB17595 unplaced genomic scaffold, BPBGC_Pcur_1.0 scaffold_71, whole genome shotgun sequence window:
- the LOC138734300 gene encoding olfactory receptor 14J1-like, translating into MSNSSSITQFLLLAFTDTRELQLLHFCLFLGIYLAALLGNGLIITTVACDHHLHTPMYFFLLNLSLLDVGAISTTVPKSMANSLWDTRAISYMGCVAQVFFVLFLFGAEYSLLTVMSYDRYVAICKPLHYGTLLGSRACVHMAAAAWGAGFLNALLHTASTFSLPLCQGNVVDQFFCEIPQILKLSCSDSYLRKVWLLSGSSFLVFGCFVFLVVSYVQIFRAVLRIPSEQGRHKAFSTCLPHLAVVSLFISTVGFSYLKPLSISSPSLDLVVSLLYSVVPPELNPLIYSLRNQQLKGAMRKLITGWFSEAMNNS; encoded by the coding sequence atgtccaacagcagctccatcacccagttcctcctcctggcattcacagacacacgggagctgcagctcttgcacttctgcctcttcctgggcatctacctggctgccctcctgggcaacggcctcatcatcaccaccgtcgcctgtgaccaccacctccacacccccatgtacttcttcctcctcaacctttCACTTCTTGATGTGGGCGCCATCTCaaccactgtccccaaatccatggccaattccctctgggacaccagggccatcTCCTACATGGGATGTGTTGCCCAAGTcttctttgtgttgttcttgTTTGGTGCAGAATATTCTCTTCTGACTGtcatgtcctacgaccgctatgttgccatctgcaaacccctgcactacgggaccctcctgggcagcagagcttgtgtccacatggcagcagctgcctggggcgctgggtttctcaatgctctgctgcacacagccAGTACattttctctgcccctctgccagggcaatgttgtggaccagttcttctgtgaaattccacagatcctcaagctctcctgctcagatTCCTACCTCAGGAAGGTTTGGCTTCTTAGTGGCAGTTCCTTTTTAgtctttggctgttttgttttccttgtggtgtcctatgtgcagatcttcagggctgtgctgaggatcccctctgagcagggacggcacaaagccttctccacgtgcctccctcacctggccgtGGTCTCCCTCTTTATCAGCACTGTGGGGTTTTCCTACCTGAAGcctctctccatctcctctccatccttggaCCTGGTGGTGTCATTGCTGTactcagtggtgcctccagaactgaaccccctcatctacagcttgaggaaccagcagctcaagggtGCAATGAGGAAACTGATAACTGGATGGTTCTCTGAAGCAATGAACAACTCATAA
- the LOC138734301 gene encoding olfactory receptor 14A16-like: MEGAPGPHAQRQQMSNSSSITQFLLLPFTDTQELQLLHFCLFLGIYLAALLGNGLIITTVACDHHLHTPMYFFLLNLSLLDVGAISTTVPKSMANSLWDTRAISYMGCVAQVFLFIFLFGAEYSLLAVMSYDRYVAICKPLHYRTLLGSRACVHTAAAAWGAGFLTALLHTANTFCLPLCQDNAVDQFFCEIPQILKLSCSDASLREVELLILTCFLDFGCFIFIVASYVQIFRAVLRIPSEQGWHKAFSTCLPHLAVVSLFISTGMIAYLKPPSVSSPSLDLVVSILYSAVPPALNPIIYSLRNRQLMDAVWKLIRGCFYQEINCQASA; this comes from the exons atggagggagctCCTGG GCCCCATGCTCAgcggcagcagatgtccaacagcagctccatcacccagttcctcctcttGCCTTTCACAGACacacaggagctgcagctcttgcacttctgcctcttcctgggcatctacctggctgccctcctgggcaacggcctcatcatcaccaccgtcgcctgtgaccaccacctccacacccccatgtacttcttcctcctcaacctttCACTTCTTGATGTGGGCGCCATCTCaaccactgtccccaaatccatggccaattctctctgggacaccagggccatTTCCTACATGGGATGTGTTGCCCAAGTTTTTCTATTTATCTTCTTATTTGGTGCAGAGTATTCTCTTCTCGCAGtcatgtcctacgaccgctatgttgccatctgcaaacccctgcactacaggaccctcctgggcagcagagcttgtgtccacacggcagcagctgcctggggcgctgggtttctcactgctctgctgcacacggccaatacattttgcctgcccctctgccaggacaatgctgtggaccagttcttctgtgaaatccctcagatcctcaagctctcctgctcagatGCCAGTCTCAGGGAAGTTGAGCTTCTTATATTAACTTGTTTTCTTGATTTTgggtgttttattttcattgtggCGTCCTATGTGCAAATCTTCAGGGCAGTTTTGAGGATCCCCTCTGAGCAGGGCTGGCACAAAGCCTTTTCTacctgcctccctcacctggccgtGGTCTCTCTCTTTATTAGCACTGGCATGATTGCCTACCTGAAGCCTCCCTCTGTCTCCTCCCCATCATTGGATCTGGTGGTGTCAATTCTGTACTCAGCGGttcctccagcactgaaccccATCATCTACAGCCTGAGGAACCGGCAGCTCATggatgcagtgtggaaactGATACGTGGATGTTTTTATCAAGAAATAAACTGCCAGGCTTCTGCATAG
- the LOC138734302 gene encoding olfactory receptor 14A16-like: protein MSNSSSITQFLLLAFTDTRELQLLHFCLFLGIYLAALLGNSLIITTVACDHHLHTPMYFFLLNLSIHDLGSISTTVPKSMANSLWDTRAISYMGCVAQVFLFIFVFGAEYFLLTIMSYDRYVAICKPLHYGTLLGSRACVHMAAAAWGAGFLTALLNMASTFSLPLCKGNAMDQFFCEIPQILKLPCSHSYFREICLLVVGVLGAFGCFVFIVVSYVQIFRAVLKIPSEQGRHKAFSTCLPHLAVVSLFISTGMFSDLKPPSISSPSLDIVVSFLYSVVPPALNPLIYSLRNQQLKGAIRKLISGWFYEAMNNS, encoded by the coding sequence atgtccaacagcagctccatcacccagttcctcctcctggcattcacAGACACACgcgagctgcagctcttgcacttctgcctcttcctgggcatctacctggctgccctcctgggcaacAGCCTCATCATCACCACTGTCGCCtgtgaccaccacctccacacccccatgtacttcttcctcctcaacctctccATCCACGACCtgggctccatctccaccactgtccctaaatccatggccaattctctctgggacaccagggccatTTCCTACATGGGATGTGTTGCCCAAGTTTTTCTATTTATCTTCGTGTTTGGTGCAGAGTATTTTCTCCTCACCATCATGTCCTATGACCGCTatgttgccatctgcaaacccctgcactacgggaccctcctgggcagcagagcttgtgtccacatggcagcagctgcctggggtgctgggtttctcactgctctgctgaacATGGCAAGTACATTTTCCCTACCCCTGTGCAAGGGCAATGCTatggaccagttcttctgtgaaatcccccagatcctcaagctcCCCTGCTCACATTCCTACTTCAGGGAGATTTGCCTTCTCGTGGTCGGTGTCTTAGGAGcatttggttgttttgttttcattgtggtgtcctatgtgcagatcttcagggctgtgctgaagATCCCCTCTgagcagggacggcacaaagccttctccacgtgcctccctcacctggccgtGGTCTCCCTCTTTATCAGCACTGGAATGTTTTCCGACTTGAAGcccccctccatctcctctccatctctggaCATTGTGGTGtcatttctgtactcagtggtgcctccagcactgaaccccctcatctacagcttgaggaaccagcagctcaagggtGCAATAAGGAAACTGATATCTGGATGGTTCTATGAAGCAATGAACAACTCATAA